The Coffea arabica cultivar ET-39 chromosome 1e, Coffea Arabica ET-39 HiFi, whole genome shotgun sequence genome has a window encoding:
- the LOC140018864 gene encoding secreted RxLR effector protein 161-like, whose protein sequence is MAKVPYSSAMGSLTYVMVCTRPDLAHAVSYSDSDYAGDVDSRRSMTSYVFTLGHSVVSWKATLQPTVTLSTTEAEYMALTEAAKEEFG, encoded by the exons ATGGCTAAGGTTCCCTATTCTAGTGCAATGGGCAGTTTGACGTATGTCATGGTCTGCACTAGACCTGATCTGGCACATGCAGTCA GCTATTCAGATTCTGATTATGCTGGAGATGTTGATAGTAGGAGGTCGATGACTAGTTATGTTTTCACTCTTGGGCATTCTGTAGTTAGTTGGAAAGCAACTCTACAACCTACAGTGACTCTGTCCACTACTGAGGCAGAGTATATGGCACTGACGGAGGCTGCTAAAGAGGAATTTGGTTAA
- the LOC113707364 gene encoding uncharacterized protein has translation MSLQKLLQNLRTVKKCQLPNPSQNPKAKIADTIISAILITSTFQPIPATTTNLLSKLTSNFVHLILSDPRIQIPKCLDFFNCLVKNQALLSFQLSIETHLTLLCRLVKSRKFEDAEDLLRAFLILHENGRCPFSAIASFFQNNCYKPFIRAKVFNLMIKVYSDNQEFNKATQTFDYMRNNGVEINERTCTILLIEITRCDQLELGIEFFYRIVESGIEISVFSLTVVVDGLCKSGEIRRARELVEKMVGYGIRPNIITCNTLVDACAKRWNFDELDKTLELMRREGVEFSVETYKFLVDGFSSSGRVKDSERMVFEMLDKGFKMDVYTCNLIIAGYCRLDNVQRAFSFFCIMDKRGIGSNADTYRILVCGFCKVGKIEVVQELVTQMNHKGFEIDRGTFNTLIDAYCKQGKVGEAFSFLKLMEEKGVIADFAVHEMVLSGLCESGRTEESKLLFSTLMKRGLASKGSRFVPLAESSTSQENQKQVHGDEEMEISPSSDLLRSVPLIESSRNQEHQGLVSTDEEMQICSSSDLYSDLIAILRDGN, from the coding sequence ATGTCACTCCAAAAACTCCTCCAGAACCTCAGAACTGTTAAAAAATGCCAACTCCCAAACCCTTCTCAAAACCCCAAAGCCAAAATTGCAGACACCATTATTTCCGCAATTCTGATCACCTCAACTTTTCAACCCATCCCAGCAACCACCACCAATCTCCTCTCCAAGCTTACCTCCAACTTTGTCCACCTCATTCTCTCTGACCCTCGTATACAAATTCCCAAATGCCTTGATTTCTTCAATTGCCTTGTGAAAAACCAAGCTTTACTTTCTTTTCAGCTCAGTATTGAGACCCATTTGACCCTTCTTTGCAGGCTTGTCAAATCAAGAAAGTTTGAGGATGCTGAGGATCTTTTGAGGGCATTCTTGATTCTTCATGAGAATGGCAGGTGCCCATTTTCTGCTATTGCTTCATTCTTTCAGAATAACTGTTATAAGCCTTTTATTCGTGCTAAAGTTTTCAATCTGATGATTAAAGTTTACTCTGATAACCAAGAGTTCAATAAGGCTACGCAGACATTTGATTATATGAGAAATAATGGTGTTGAGATAAATGAGAGAACTTGCACTATACTTTTGATCGAAATAACGAGATGTGATCAGTTGGAGTTGGGAATCGAGTTTTTTTATCGAATAGTAGAGTCTGGAATTGAGATTTCGGTGTTTTCGTTGACAGTTGTTGTTGATGGCCTGTGTAAGAGTGGTGAGATTAGAAGGGCTAGAGAATTAGTTGAGAAAATGGTCGGTTATGGAATAAGGCCTAATATAATTACGTGTAATACATTGGTGGATGCTTGTGCCAAGAGGTGGAATTTTGACGAATTGGATAAGACGTTGGAGTTAATGAGAAGAGAAGGCGTGGAATTCAGTGTTGAGACTTACAAATTTTTAGTTGATGGATTTTCAAGTTCCGGTAGAGTTAAAGATTCTGAAAGGATGGTTTTTGAGATGCTTGATAAGGGATTCAAGATGGATGTGTACACATGTAATTTGATTATAGCAGGCTATTGTAGATTGGATAATGTACAACGAGCATTTTCGTTCTTCTGTATTATGGATAAGAGGGGTATTGGTTCAAATGCTGACACATACAGGATTTTGGTTTGTGGTTTCTGTAAGGTTGGAAAAATTGAGGTGGTACAAGAACTAGTCACTCAAATGAACCATAAAGGATTTGAAATTGACCGTGGCACGTTCAATACTTTGATTGATGCATATTGTAAACAAGGAAAAGTAGGTGAAGCCTTCTCATTTTTAAAACTTATGGAGGAGAAAGGAGTTATTGCCGATTTTGCTGTGCATGAGATGGTTCTGAGTGGCTTATGTGAGTCAGGTCGAACTGAAGAGTCCAAGTTGCTATTCAGTACTTTGATGAAAAGGGGCCTAGCTTCTAAGGGCTCGAGATTCGTTCCATTGGCTGAGTCATcaacaagtcaagaaaatcaAAAGCAGGTTCACGGAGATGAAGAAATGGAAATTAGCCCAAGTTCTGATCTGTTGAGGTCTGTTCCTTTAATTGAGTCATCAAGAAATCAGGAACATCAGGGGCTGGTTTCTACAGATGAAGAGATGCAAATTTGCTCTAGTTCTGATTTATATTCAGATCTGATAGCCATATTGCGAGATGGAAACTAG
- the LOC113707381 gene encoding uncharacterized protein — protein MGRPSSAVEIPHERRRSGREYSPDRYVFEDSWPRHRTRNRSPSPSRSRSRSFSRSRSRSRSPIYNQYSKHDRRRDLRASPDYSYPTRSPRSETLKLEKKYNNYSDTRKNSYLDRDYRNGRYAESESDEELRGLSFEDYRSLKRQKLRKMLKNCIWNCTPSPPRNPNDPEEDEIAENSEVEKELSEKDAKNRDILKSDAKSESESESASGSTDSESDDSRSKRKEKGKGKKSSSRRKSRSSKSVSETESESDESSEGSEEDHRTRGRRKSSSRNQTRRKKSSRRSRRRRNSRRRSYSDESESEDESGSEDSDASLSSGDRVKSKKQKSSSSSRSKHNKEKQRKSHSDESESEDESGSEDSDASPSSGDRVKSTKQKSAMSKRSKKKRKTESDDEASLSEKSSDSAIDAKSKPKPAEEKAMLNEVDSEVLQFKELIESRKRAALENEPVVGPMPLPRAEGHISYGGALRPGEGDAIAQYVQQGKRIPRRGEVGLSAEEIQKFETLGYVMSGSRHQRMNAIRIRKENQVYSAEDKRALAMFNYEEKSKREQKVMSDLQRLVQRHIGQDAGPSHDPFGGRSTEGAEA, from the coding sequence ATGGGCCGACCGTCGTCCGCTGTAGAAATCCCCCATGAACGGCGTCGTAGCGGTAGAGAATATTCCCCGGACCGCTACGTTTTCGAAGATTCATGGCCTCGCCATCGTACCCGCAATCGCAGCCCCAGCCCTAGCCGAAGCCGCAGCAGAAGTTTTAGCCGGAGCCGTAGTCGTAGTCGGAGCCCAATCTACAACCAGTACTCAAAGCACGACAGGCGCCGTGACCTACGAGCCTCTCCGGATTATTCCTACCCTACCAGAAGCCCTAGGTCTGAAACCCTAAAGTTGGAGAAGAAATACAACAACTACAGCGATACCCGGAAGAATTCCTACCTCGATCGCGATTATAGGAACGGGCGGTATGCGGAGTCGGAATCTGACGAGGAGCTGAGAGGCTTGAGCTTCGAAGACTACAGGAGCCTCAAGCGCCAGAAATTGAGAAAGATGCTGAAGAATTGTATTTGGAATTGTACTCCTAGTCCTCCCAGGAATCCGAACGATCCTGAGGAGGATGAAATCGCGGAAAACAGCGAAGTGGAAAAGGAACTTAGCGAGAAAGATGCAAAAAATCGGGATATTTTGAAATCGGATGCTAAAAGCGAGTCTGAATCTGAGTCAGCATCGGGGTCTACTGACTCTGAATCGGATGACTCGAGGTCCAAGAGGAAGgagaaggggaaggggaagaaatCGAGTTCTAGGCGTAAGAGTAGGAGCTCAAAGTCGGTTTCTGAGACTGAGAGTGAATCAGATGAGTCTAGTGAAGGCTCAGAAGAAGATCATCGTACGAGGGGAAGGAGGAAATCTTCTAGCAGAAATCAGACTAGGCGAAAGAAGAGCAGCAGGAGAAGTAGGAGGAGGAGGAATAGTAGGAGGAGAAGTTACTCAGATGAAAGTGAAAGCGAAGATGAGAGTGGAAGTGAGGATTCTGATGCTAGTCTATCATCAGGAGATCGGGTGAAGTCTAAAAAGCAGAAGAGCTCTTCCTCTTCCAGGTCCAAACATAACAAGGAGAAGCAGAGGAAAAGTCATTCAGATGAAAGCGAAAGCGAAGATGAGAGTGGGAGTGAGGATTCTGATGCTAGTCCATCATCAGGAGATCGTGTGAAGTCTACAAAGCAGAAGAGCGCAATGTCCAAACGTagcaagaagaagaggaaaacaGAATCCGATGACGAGGCCTCATTATCAGAGAAGAGTTCTGATTCTGCAATTGATGCTAAGAGTAAACCTAAGCCTGCAGAGGAAAAGGCGATGTTGAATGAAGTTGATAGTGAGGTGCTTCAGTTTAAGGAGCTTATTGAGTCGAGGAAGAGAGCTGCATTAGAGAATGAGCCAGTGGTTGGGCCGATGCCGTTGCCAAGGGCTGAAGGGCATATTAGTTATGGTGGGGCACTTAGGCCAGGTGAAGGTGATGCCATTGCACAGTATGTTCAGCAGGGGAAGCGTATCCCACGAAGAGGTGAAGTGGGTTTATCAGCTGAGGAGATTCAGAAGTTTGAGACTCTTGGATATGTGATGAGTGGTAGTAGGCATCAGAGGATGAATGCTATTCGTATTAGAAAGGAAAACCAGGTTTATAGTGCTGAGGACAAGCGTGCATTGGCCATGTTTAACTATGAGGAGAAGTCCAAGCGTGAACAGAAGGTTATGTCTGATCTACAGCGTCTGGTGCAGCGCCACATTGGGCAGGATGCTGGTCCATCTCACGATCCTTTTGGCGGGAGGTCCACTGAGGGGGCTGAAGCTTGA